From one Triticum urartu cultivar G1812 chromosome 3, Tu2.1, whole genome shotgun sequence genomic stretch:
- the LOC125547642 gene encoding E3 ubiquitin-protein ligase SINA-like 10: MLGAAVEGRSRDSPDKADERAKKARLQLPEGHARQEAARGGDGGAIVGAAYSPRVELAVRINKKVLHCPLCTQPFKPPVFQCKAGHLACGCCVALLPFGRCKACVDDGGFFDPCPVLGIMVSSTRIECPNAGCQRYVTYHEVAEHKTVCPHAPCHCTEPGCVYVGAPQALAGHLHTVHSVPVRAVQYRKISQLQLPVSTPRVVLLGDDNHVFLLTVGALGAGMTAVSLVCARVRAVTRPRFTCKMWVNLEPSQAAAANCSKEDMLLVDMHIRSSLSPGTVAAADEPTFLPVPRMYLVPAATGDGAASMEVRLHICIDKISPWSDALA; this comes from the exons ATGCTAGGCGCCGCCGTCGAGGGGAGGAGCAGGGATTCGCCGGACAAGGCTGACGAGAGAGCCAAGAAGGCGCGGCTGCAACTGCCCGAAGGCCACGCAAGGCAAGAGGCGGCCAGAGGAGGAGATGGGGGCGCCATCGTCGGGGCGGCGTACAGCCCGCGAGTGGAGCTCGCCGTGAGGATTAACAAGAAAGTGCTCCACTGTCCCCTCTGCACCCAACCCTTCAAGCCACCCGTCTTCCAG TGCAAAGCGGGGCACCTGGCCTGCGGCTGCTGCGTGGCCCTCCTGCCCTTCGGGCGGTGCAAGGCGTGCGTGGACGACGGCGGCTTCTTCGACCCCTGCCCCGTGCTTGGCATCATGGTGTCCTCGACTAGGATCGAGTGCCCCAATGCCGGCTGCCAGAGGTACGTGACCTACCATGAGGTTGCCGAGCACAAGACCGTGTGCCCGCACGCGCCCTGCCACTGCACGGAGCCGGGCTGCGTCTACGTCGGCGCGCCGCAGGCGCTCGCCGGCCACCTCCACACCGTCCACTCGGTGCCGGTGCGCGCCGTGCAGTACCGCAAGATCAGCCAGCTCCAGCTGCCCGTGTCGACCCCGCGGGTGGTGCTTCTCGGCGACGACAACCATGTTTTCCTCTTGACCGTGGGTGCGCTCGGCGCTGGCATGACCGCCGTGTCCTTGGTGTGCGCTAGGGTGAGGGCGGTGACGCGGCCCCGGTTCACGTGCAAGATGTGGGTCAATCTGGAGCCGtcccaggcggcggcggcgaactgCAGCAAGGAGGACATGTTGCTGGTGGACATGCACATAAGGAGCAGCTTGTCGCCCGGCACGGTGGCCGCCGCGGACGAGCCGACGTTCCTGCCGGTGCCGCGGATGTACCTGGTTCCAGCAGCGACAGGGGACGGGGCTGCGTCCATGGAAGTTCGCCTGCACATCTGCATCGACAAGATCTCCCCTTGGTCCGATGCATTGGCTTGA
- the LOC125547643 gene encoding E3 ubiquitin-protein ligase SINA-like 10: MQGAAVEGRSRASPDKADKSSKKARQDLPEGHVRQEAARGGDGGAIVGAAYSPRVELAVMIDKKVLHCPLCTLPFKPPVVQGKAGHLACGGCVAQLPFGQCTVCVDGGGFFDPCPALDAVVSSTRTGCPNAGCKLYMTYHEVAEHQKACPQAPCHCTEPGCGYVSAPQALAGHLNTVHSVPFLAVQYGKVSQLQLPVSTPRVVLLGDDNRVFLLIMGVLGAAAAAVSVVCARARAATRPRITCKMWINCGKEDMVLVVMHIRSSSSPGAVAAIDEPTFLPVPRIYLVPAAAGDGASMEVPLHIRMDKISPWSDALA, from the exons ATGCAAGGCGCCGCCGTCGAGGGGAGGAGCAGGGCTTCGCCGGACAAGGCCGACAAGAGCTCCAAGAAGGCGCGACAGGACCTGCCCGAAGGCCACGTGAGGCAAGAGGCGGCCAGAGGAGGAGATGGGGGCGCCATCGTCGGGGCGGCGTACAGCCCACGAGTGGAGCTCGCCGTGATGATTGACAAGAAAGTGCTCCACTGCCCCCTCTGCACCCTCCCCTTCAAGCCCCCCGTCGTCCAG GGCAAAGCGGGGCACCTGGCCTGCGGCGGCTGCGTGGCCCAGCTGCCCTTCGGGCAGTGCACGGTGTGCGTGGACGGCGGCGGCTTCTTTGACCCCTGCCCTGCGCTAGACGCCGTGGTGTCCTCCACCAGGACTGGGTGCCCCAATGCCGGCTGCAAGTTGTACATGACCTACCACGAGGTCGCCGAGCACCAGAAAGCGTGCCCGCAAGCGCCCTGCCACTGCACGGAGCCCGGCTGCGGCTATGTCAGCGCGCCGCAGGCGCTCGCCGGCCACCTCAACACCGTCCACTCGGTGCCGTTTCTCGCCGTGCAGTATGGCAAGGTCAGCCAGCTCCAGCTGCCGGTATCGACCCCGCGGGTTGTCCTCCTGGGCGACGACAACCGCGTGTTCCTCCTGATCATGGGCGTGCTCggcgccgccgcggccgccgtGTCCGTGGTGTGCGCCAGGGCTAGGGCGGCGACGCGGCCCCGGATCACGTGCAAGATGTGGATCAACTGCGGCAAGGAGGACATGGTGTTGGTGGTCATGCACATAAGGAGCAGCTCGTCACCCGGGGCGGTGGCCGCCATAGACGAGCCAACATTCCTGCCGGTGCCGCGGATTTACCTGGTTCCAGCAGCAGCAGGGGACGGGGCGTCCATGGAAGTTCCCCTGCACATCCGCATGGACAAAATCTCCCCTTGGTCCGACGCATTGGCTTGA